In Tachysurus vachellii isolate PV-2020 chromosome 1, HZAU_Pvac_v1, whole genome shotgun sequence, a genomic segment contains:
- the wdr33 gene encoding pre-mRNA 3' end processing protein WDR33 isoform X1 → MATDIGSPPRFFHMPRFQHQAPRQLFYKRPDFAQQQAMQQLTFDGKRMRKAVNRKTIDYNPSVIRYLENRVWQRDHRDLRAVQPDAGCFNDLVPPIGMLNNPMNAVTTKFVRTSTNKVKCPVFVVRWTPEGRRLVTGASSGEFTLWNGLTFNFETILQAHDSPVRAMTWSHNDMWMLTADHGGYVKYWQSNMNNVKMFQAHKEAIREASFSPTDNKFATCSDDGTVRIWDFLRCHEERILRGHGADVKCVDWHPTKGLVVSGSKDSQQPIKFWDPKTGQSLATLHAHKNTVMEVKWNLNGNWLLTASRDHLCKLFDIRNLKEELQVFRGHKKEATAVAWHPIHEGLFASGGSDGSLLFWNAGVEKEVGGMEMAHEGMIWSLAWHPLGHILCSGSNDHTSKFWTRNRPGDKMRDRYNLNLLPGMSEDGVEYDDMEPNNLATIPGMGIPEQLKAAMEQEQTNKETVPEAEMSIPGLDWGMDEVMQKDLKKPPTKKVPYAKPIPAQFQQAWAENKVPTMVPGEPPKERKDDKVDGKKKTQAEIEQEMAALQYTNPMLLEHLKIERMAQLQDQSMPPPGSQPGSIQSFPGQGGPMAPPPQGFPQSIPSQQMPPNMGPPMGQGGMPGPYIPSGQMGPPGPLPHQGPPPQGMMGPLDLHGPPRHPGPHRNMGPHGMPPGPRGMQGPPPGPIPSGPPSGGMMGPPPRGQGPPQGGMMHQDMRGPAPHGNMMGSQGPPPGGMMGPPPRNHGMGNMHGMGPPGGMHGPQNNMQGPPGPPTYMQQGKPPHMGEGNRQYNQGQNSGPQSMMHGPGAKDGPRGPLNHHMVEHQGSDGGSQYWVEDGGYQEGWRRPGQDFHGDPRGHRGGSGGQWENQERFPSHDDDYERYDDGYEGAMDGYEQMPRRPPHSDDSFRRGGMSGRGGRGGYQDEYGGDDSFESQDEIGPNWGNSGRGRPRGGPPRGGGVGRKGLLPTPDEFAAHYEGGRNQEGWEGGRDAGHEGYRDSQRGDHGMHDSPSAVSRERSSSLQGMDMASLPPRKRPWHDGPGTGDLDSPGAGPDDRGAGRPPPREDVGYGPPPSRGGRGGWVRGGRGLRGGRGR, encoded by the exons ATGGCGACGGACATCGGCTCCCCGCCACGTTTTTTCCACATGCCTCGCTTCCAGCACCAGGCGCCTCGGCAGCTCTTCTACAAGCGGCCGGACTTTGCGCAGCAGCAGGCCATGCAGCAGCTCACCTTCGACGGAAAGCGCATGAGGAAAGCCGTGAACCGCAAGACCATCGATTACAATCCATCCGTCATTAGATACCTCGAG AATCGTGTATGGCAGCGGGATCATCGAGATTTGCGTGCTGTCCAACCGGATGCAGGTTGCTTTAATGAT cTCGTCCCTCCCATCGGTATGCTTAATAACCCTATGAACGCAGTCACCACGAAGTTCGTCAGAACGTCTACGAATAAAGTGAAATGCCCAGTGTTTGTAGTAAGG TGGACCCCCGAAGGCAGGCGACTCGTAACCGGTGCCTCGAGCGGGGAGTTCACGCTGTGGAACGGCCTCACCTTTAACTTTGAGACCATTTTACAG GCTCACGACAGTCCGGTGCGAGCCATGACGTGGTCTCACAACGACATGTGGATGCTGACCGCCGACCACGGCGGCTACGTGAAGTACTGGCAGTCCAACATGAACAACGTCAAGATGTTCCAGGCGCACAAGGAGGCGATTAGAGAGGCCAG TTTCTCTCCTACGGATAATAAATTTGCCACTTGCTCCGACGACGGAACTGTGCGCATCTGGGACTTTCTGCGCTGCCACGAAGAAAGAATCTTAAGAG GTCACGGAGCAGACGTCAAGTGTGTGGACTGGCATCCCACCAAAGGCCTGGTCGTCTCAGGCAGCAAAGACAGCCAGCAGCCTATAAAGTTCTGGGATCCAAAAACCGGCCAGAGTCTGGCAACATT GCACGCCCATAAAAACACAGTAATGGAGGTGAAGTGGAACCTGAACGGTAACTGGCTGCTGACAGCATCGCGAGACCATTTATGCAAACTGTTCGACATCCGCAACCTGAAAGAAGAGCTGCAGGTGTTCAGGGGGCACAAAAAGGAAGCTACAG CTGTCGCCTGGCACCCGATCCACGAGGGTCTTTTTGCAAGCGGAGGGTCTGACGGTTCTCTGCTCTTCTGGAACGCAGG GGTGGAGAAGGAGGTAGGCGGGATGGAGATGGCCCATGAGGGTATGATCTGGAGCTTAGCCTGGCATCCTCTTGGTCACATATTGTGCTCAGGGTCTAATGACCACACCAG CAAATTCTGGACTCGGAATCGACCGGGAGACAAGATGCGCGATCGCTACAACCTGAATCTGCTACCAGGAATGTCAGAGGATGGAGTCGAGTACG ATGACATGGAGCCCAACAATCTGGCCACCATTCCTGGGATGGGGATCCCGGAGCAGCTGAAAGCAGCCATGGAGCAGGAACAAACCA ATAAAGAGACCGTACCAGAGGCTGAGATGAGCATCCCTGGACTGGACTGGGGAATGGATGAGGTGATGCAAAAGGACCTGAAGAAACCTCCAACAAAGAAGGTTCCTTATGCAAAACCTATTCCTGCTCAGTTCCAGCAA GCCTGGGCAGAGAACAAGGTGCCAACTATGGTTCCAGGAGAGCCACCCAAAGAGAGGAAGGATGACAAGGTTGATGGCAAGAAGAAGACTCAGGCTGAGATTGAGCAGGAGATGGCTGCGCTGCAGTACACAAACCCCATGCTATTAGAG CATCTGAAGATTGAGCGAATGGCCCAACTCCAGGATCAAAGCATGCCACCACCTGGAAGCCAACCTGGCTCCATCCAATCTTTCCCTGGGCAAGGTGGCCCCATGGCACCACCTCCTCAGGGCTTCCCTCAGTCAATTCCATCTCAGCAGATGCCTCCGAACATGGGGCCTCCGATGGGTCAGGGTGGCATGCCCGGCCCCTATATCCCTTCGGGTCAGATGGGACCTCCAGGGCCTCTGCCTCACCAGGGTCCTCCTCCACAGGGCATGATGGGACCTCTGGATCTCCATGGACCTCCCCGCCACCCTGGACCTCACAGGAATATGGGGCCTCATGGCATGCCACCAGGGCCCAGGGGAATGCAGGGTCCTCCGCCAGGCCCAATACCTTCAGGACCCCCTTCAGGAGGCATGATGGGACCTCCACCACGGGGTCAGGGGCCACCCCAAGGGGGAATGATGCATCAGGACATGCGTGGACCAGCACCTCATGGGAACATGATGGGTTCCCAGGGGCCTCCTCCAGGAGGAATGATGGGGCCTCCACCCCGAAATCACGGTATGGGAAACATGCATGGAATGGGGCCTCCTGGAGGGATGCATGGGCCTCAAAACAACATGCAGGGGCCTCCGGGACCTCCTACGTATATGCAGCAGGGCAAGCCGCCACACATGGGCGAGGGCAACAGACAGTACAACCAG GGACAGAATTCTGGCCCACAGTCAATGATGCATGGTCCTGGTGCCAAAG ATGGACCTCGAGGGCCTCTGAACCACCACATGGTTGAACACCAGGGCTCAGACGGAGGTTCTCAGTACTGGGTGGAGGACGGAGGGTACCAAGAGGGCTGGAGGAGACCGGGACAGGACTTTCATGGTGATCCCAGGGGCCACCGAGGAGGTTCTGGAGGGCAGTGGGAAAATCAGGAGAGGTTCCCTTCTCATGACGATGACTATGAAAG GTATGACGATGGGTACGAGGGTGCAATGGACGGATACGAGCAGATGCCGAGGCGACCACCACATTCTGACGACTC tttcagGAGAGGAGGAATGAGTGGACGTGGAGGCCGAGGAGGCTACCAGGATGAGTACGGTGGAGACGACAGTTTCGAATCTCAGGACGAGATTGGCCCAAACTGGGGGAACAGTGGGAGAGGGAGGCCGCGTGGAGGACCACCGCGTGGAG GTGGTGTAGGAAGAAAGGGGCTTCTGCCAACTCCTGATGAGTTTGCGGCTCACTACGAAGGAGGAAGAAACCAAGAGGGTTGGGAGGGAGGGCGAGATGCAg gtCACGAGGGCTATCGGGACAGCCAGAGAGGTGACCATGGCATGCACGACAGTCCGTCTGCGGTCAGCAGGGAGCGCTCTTCTTCCCTACAGGGCATGGACATGGCCTCACTTCCACCTCGCAAACGTCCCTGGCATGACGGTCCTGGCACCGGAGACTTAGACTCACCCGGAGCTGGACCTGATGACCGAGGGGCAG GTCGGCCTCCACCACGTGAAGATGTCGGTTACGGTCCTCCTCCGTCTAGGGGCGGTAGAGGAGGGTGGGTTCGCGGCGGTCGTGGACTGAGAGGAGGCCGGGGACGGTAG
- the wdr33 gene encoding pre-mRNA 3' end processing protein WDR33 isoform X2, with product MATDIGSPPRFFHMPRFQHQAPRQLFYKRPDFAQQQAMQQLTFDGKRMRKAVNRKTIDYNPSVIRYLENRVWQRDHRDLRAVQPDAGCFNDLVPPIGMLNNPMNAVTTKFVRTSTNKVKCPVFVVRWTPEGRRLVTGASSGEFTLWNGLTFNFETILQAHDSPVRAMTWSHNDMWMLTADHGGYVKYWQSNMNNVKMFQAHKEAIREASFSPTDNKFATCSDDGTVRIWDFLRCHEERILRGHGADVKCVDWHPTKGLVVSGSKDSQQPIKFWDPKTGQSLATLHAHKNTVMEVKWNLNGNWLLTASRDHLCKLFDIRNLKEELQVFRGHKKEATAVAWHPIHEGLFASGGSDGSLLFWNAGVEKEVGGMEMAHEGMIWSLAWHPLGHILCSGSNDHTSKFWTRNRPGDKMRDRYNLNLLPGMSEDGVEYDDMEPNNLATIPGMGIPEQLKAAMEQEQTNKETVPEAEMSIPGLDWGMDEVMQKDLKKPPTKKVPYAKPIPAQFQQAWAENKVPTMVPGEPPKERKDDKVDGKKKTQAEIEQEMAALQYTNPMLLEHLKIERMAQLQDQSMPPPGSQPGSIQSFPGQGGPMAPPPQGFPQSIPSQQMPPNMGPPMGQGGMPGPYIPSGQMGPPGPLPHQGPPPQGMMGPLDLHGPPRHPGPHRNMGPHGMPPGPRGMQGPPPGPIPSGPPSGGMMGPPPRGQGPPQGGMMHQDMRGPAPHGNMMGSQGPPPGGMMGPPPRNHGMGNMHGMGPPGGMHGPQNNMQGPPGPPTYMQQGKPPHMGEGNRQYNQGQNSGPQSMMHGPGAKDGPRGPLNHHMVEHQGSDGGSQYWVEDGGYQEGWRRPGQDFHGDPRGHRGGSGGQWENQERFPSHDDDYERYDDGYEGAMDGYEQMPRRPPHSDDSFRRGGMSGRGGRGGYQDEYGGDDSFESQDEIGPNWGNSGRGRPRGGPPRGGHEGYRDSQRGDHGMHDSPSAVSRERSSSLQGMDMASLPPRKRPWHDGPGTGDLDSPGAGPDDRGAGRPPPREDVGYGPPPSRGGRGGWVRGGRGLRGGRGR from the exons ATGGCGACGGACATCGGCTCCCCGCCACGTTTTTTCCACATGCCTCGCTTCCAGCACCAGGCGCCTCGGCAGCTCTTCTACAAGCGGCCGGACTTTGCGCAGCAGCAGGCCATGCAGCAGCTCACCTTCGACGGAAAGCGCATGAGGAAAGCCGTGAACCGCAAGACCATCGATTACAATCCATCCGTCATTAGATACCTCGAG AATCGTGTATGGCAGCGGGATCATCGAGATTTGCGTGCTGTCCAACCGGATGCAGGTTGCTTTAATGAT cTCGTCCCTCCCATCGGTATGCTTAATAACCCTATGAACGCAGTCACCACGAAGTTCGTCAGAACGTCTACGAATAAAGTGAAATGCCCAGTGTTTGTAGTAAGG TGGACCCCCGAAGGCAGGCGACTCGTAACCGGTGCCTCGAGCGGGGAGTTCACGCTGTGGAACGGCCTCACCTTTAACTTTGAGACCATTTTACAG GCTCACGACAGTCCGGTGCGAGCCATGACGTGGTCTCACAACGACATGTGGATGCTGACCGCCGACCACGGCGGCTACGTGAAGTACTGGCAGTCCAACATGAACAACGTCAAGATGTTCCAGGCGCACAAGGAGGCGATTAGAGAGGCCAG TTTCTCTCCTACGGATAATAAATTTGCCACTTGCTCCGACGACGGAACTGTGCGCATCTGGGACTTTCTGCGCTGCCACGAAGAAAGAATCTTAAGAG GTCACGGAGCAGACGTCAAGTGTGTGGACTGGCATCCCACCAAAGGCCTGGTCGTCTCAGGCAGCAAAGACAGCCAGCAGCCTATAAAGTTCTGGGATCCAAAAACCGGCCAGAGTCTGGCAACATT GCACGCCCATAAAAACACAGTAATGGAGGTGAAGTGGAACCTGAACGGTAACTGGCTGCTGACAGCATCGCGAGACCATTTATGCAAACTGTTCGACATCCGCAACCTGAAAGAAGAGCTGCAGGTGTTCAGGGGGCACAAAAAGGAAGCTACAG CTGTCGCCTGGCACCCGATCCACGAGGGTCTTTTTGCAAGCGGAGGGTCTGACGGTTCTCTGCTCTTCTGGAACGCAGG GGTGGAGAAGGAGGTAGGCGGGATGGAGATGGCCCATGAGGGTATGATCTGGAGCTTAGCCTGGCATCCTCTTGGTCACATATTGTGCTCAGGGTCTAATGACCACACCAG CAAATTCTGGACTCGGAATCGACCGGGAGACAAGATGCGCGATCGCTACAACCTGAATCTGCTACCAGGAATGTCAGAGGATGGAGTCGAGTACG ATGACATGGAGCCCAACAATCTGGCCACCATTCCTGGGATGGGGATCCCGGAGCAGCTGAAAGCAGCCATGGAGCAGGAACAAACCA ATAAAGAGACCGTACCAGAGGCTGAGATGAGCATCCCTGGACTGGACTGGGGAATGGATGAGGTGATGCAAAAGGACCTGAAGAAACCTCCAACAAAGAAGGTTCCTTATGCAAAACCTATTCCTGCTCAGTTCCAGCAA GCCTGGGCAGAGAACAAGGTGCCAACTATGGTTCCAGGAGAGCCACCCAAAGAGAGGAAGGATGACAAGGTTGATGGCAAGAAGAAGACTCAGGCTGAGATTGAGCAGGAGATGGCTGCGCTGCAGTACACAAACCCCATGCTATTAGAG CATCTGAAGATTGAGCGAATGGCCCAACTCCAGGATCAAAGCATGCCACCACCTGGAAGCCAACCTGGCTCCATCCAATCTTTCCCTGGGCAAGGTGGCCCCATGGCACCACCTCCTCAGGGCTTCCCTCAGTCAATTCCATCTCAGCAGATGCCTCCGAACATGGGGCCTCCGATGGGTCAGGGTGGCATGCCCGGCCCCTATATCCCTTCGGGTCAGATGGGACCTCCAGGGCCTCTGCCTCACCAGGGTCCTCCTCCACAGGGCATGATGGGACCTCTGGATCTCCATGGACCTCCCCGCCACCCTGGACCTCACAGGAATATGGGGCCTCATGGCATGCCACCAGGGCCCAGGGGAATGCAGGGTCCTCCGCCAGGCCCAATACCTTCAGGACCCCCTTCAGGAGGCATGATGGGACCTCCACCACGGGGTCAGGGGCCACCCCAAGGGGGAATGATGCATCAGGACATGCGTGGACCAGCACCTCATGGGAACATGATGGGTTCCCAGGGGCCTCCTCCAGGAGGAATGATGGGGCCTCCACCCCGAAATCACGGTATGGGAAACATGCATGGAATGGGGCCTCCTGGAGGGATGCATGGGCCTCAAAACAACATGCAGGGGCCTCCGGGACCTCCTACGTATATGCAGCAGGGCAAGCCGCCACACATGGGCGAGGGCAACAGACAGTACAACCAG GGACAGAATTCTGGCCCACAGTCAATGATGCATGGTCCTGGTGCCAAAG ATGGACCTCGAGGGCCTCTGAACCACCACATGGTTGAACACCAGGGCTCAGACGGAGGTTCTCAGTACTGGGTGGAGGACGGAGGGTACCAAGAGGGCTGGAGGAGACCGGGACAGGACTTTCATGGTGATCCCAGGGGCCACCGAGGAGGTTCTGGAGGGCAGTGGGAAAATCAGGAGAGGTTCCCTTCTCATGACGATGACTATGAAAG GTATGACGATGGGTACGAGGGTGCAATGGACGGATACGAGCAGATGCCGAGGCGACCACCACATTCTGACGACTC tttcagGAGAGGAGGAATGAGTGGACGTGGAGGCCGAGGAGGCTACCAGGATGAGTACGGTGGAGACGACAGTTTCGAATCTCAGGACGAGATTGGCCCAAACTGGGGGAACAGTGGGAGAGGGAGGCCGCGTGGAGGACCACCGCGTGGAG gtCACGAGGGCTATCGGGACAGCCAGAGAGGTGACCATGGCATGCACGACAGTCCGTCTGCGGTCAGCAGGGAGCGCTCTTCTTCCCTACAGGGCATGGACATGGCCTCACTTCCACCTCGCAAACGTCCCTGGCATGACGGTCCTGGCACCGGAGACTTAGACTCACCCGGAGCTGGACCTGATGACCGAGGGGCAG GTCGGCCTCCACCACGTGAAGATGTCGGTTACGGTCCTCCTCCGTCTAGGGGCGGTAGAGGAGGGTGGGTTCGCGGCGGTCGTGGACTGAGAGGAGGCCGGGGACGGTAG
- the sft2d3 gene encoding vesicle transport protein SFT2C — MAELNRQLQEYLAQSKSGAKTISQSSSSTTVNVDEADSGAPDSWFGRWSSPFSGRSGSSTGPSSSSGFSWPWSAEPDPCLPGMSRSQRLVAFGVCILFSALCFGLSALYAPLLLLKARKFALLWSLGSLFALTGAAILRGPSRMIASPSPGAVIYLCSLGATLYAALGLHSTMLTALGAFVQIGAIAAYVLSLVPGGSAGMRFVGGMAASAIKRTVTGKTMPI; from the coding sequence ATGGCGGAATTAAACCGACAACTTCAGGAATATTTAGCTCAGTCAAAGAGCGGTGCGAAGACAATATCACAGTCGAGCTCCAGCACCACTGTGAACGTTGATGAAGCCGACAGCGGTGCACCGGACAGCTGGTTCGGTCGGTGGTCGAGTCCGTTCTCGGGTCGTAGCGGATCTTCCACAGGCCCGAGCTCGAGCAGCGGGTTTTCCTGGCCGTGGTCTGCGGAGCCTGATCCGTGTCTGCCGGGCATGAGTCGGTCTCAACGGCTGGTCGCATTCGGTGTGTGTATCTTGTTCTCGGCCCTGTGTTTCGGCCTGTCTGCTCTTTATGCCCCGTTGTTGTTACTGAAGGCGCGGAAATTCGCTCTGCTGTGGTCGCTCGGCTCGCTTTTTGCGCTGACCGGCGCCGCCATCCTCCGCGGTCCAAGCCGCATGATCGCCTCCCCGTCCCCGGGGGCCGTGATATACCTGTGCTCGCTGGGGGCGACGCTGTACGCCGCGCTGGGGCTCCACAGCACCATGCTCACGGCGCTCGGAGCCTTCGTGCAGATCGGCGCTATAGCGGCCTACGTGCTGTCTCTGGTGCCCGGTGGCAGCGCAGGGATGCGGTTTGTCGGTGGAATGGCTGCATCGGCCATCAAAAGGACAGTGACCGGAAAAACCATGCCGATATGA
- the si:ch1073-184j22.2 gene encoding dual specificity protein phosphatase 18: MSLSKITPSLFLSGADAPLNRALMTRKGITLIVNVTLSHSCPTYPGVECVRVAVPDLPSARLSEHFDRVAARIHNNQAGGTLVHCAAGMSRSPALVMAYLMKYKGVTLCQAHNWVRQSRPSIRLNAGFWDQLLDYEKRLYGKNTVKVAAPVEVPKMPKMMPRHSLRECPKSPRLSWFRR, translated from the coding sequence ATGTCTCTGTCCAAGATCACCCCAAGCCTTTTCCTGAGTGGAGCCGATGCCCCTCTCAATCGAGCCCTCATGACTCGTAAGGGCATCACCCTCATCGTAAACGTCACCCTGTCCCACAGCTGCCCGACATACCCAGGAGTCGAGTGTGTACGTGTGGCTGTACCCGATCTTCCCTCTGCACGACTGAGTGAGCACTTTGACAGAGTGGCAGCCCGCATTCATAATAACCAAGCGGGTGGAACATTGGTGCACTGTGCAGCAGGCATGAGTCGTTCACCGGCTCTCGTCATGGCCTACCTCATGAAGTACAAAGGAGTGACACTGTGCCAGGCACACAACTGGGTGAGGCAGAGCCGACCCTCGATTCGCCTCAATGCAGGATTCTGGGACCAGCTTCTGGACTATGAAAAGAGACTTTATGGGAAGAATACAGTGAAAGTTGCAGCTCCAGTAGAAGTGCCTAAGATGCCCAAAATGATGCCCAGACACAGTCTGAGAGAGTGTCCAAAATCACCAAGGCTGAGCTGGTTTAGACGATAg
- the si:ch1073-184j22.1 gene encoding erythroferrone — translation MLPWNGPKGPLLPLVLSLLLTTCAGQDSLEDLELEDESNSVSTESPETMSSDMDIVDPHRTWIAFRDNSNKGGNKKPKTNKRISKHGLPGPPGPPGPQGPPGPPGPLIPNQDEILEDLQLKLKEMVGSQCVLCEQPPRVATAFHSHLHRNLLVQRRSLQELQPFSSPSDVEQFHQRGQGFNASSGRYTAPVSGFYQLTASLVLESSETQKRTQARQKDSVKASICIESLCQSNMSLETVTGLNPAGGVFSILLTGTLYLQAGEYVSILIDNGTGSALTVLQDSLFSGILLGV, via the exons ATGTTGCCCTGGAATGGGCCAAAAGGGCCGCTCCTGCCCCTGGTCCTGAGCCTCCTACTCACCACCTGCGCTGGACAGGACAGCCTGGAGGATCTCGAACTAGAAGACGAGAGCAACTCCGTGAGCACAGAGAGTCCT GAGACCATGTCTTCAGATATGGACATAGTCGACCCTCACAGGACGTGGATAGCCTTCAGGGATAACTCAAACAAAGGGGGAAACAAGAAgcccaaaacaaataaaagaatctCAAAG CACGGCCTGCCTGGTCCTCCAGGCCCTCCCGGACCCCAGGGGCCTCCTGGTCCTCCTGGGCCGTTGATACCCAACCAGGACGAGATATTGGAGGACCTCCAGCTAAAGCTGAAAG agatgGTGGGCAGCCAGTGTGTGCTCTGTGAACAGCCCCCTCGTGTGGCCACAGCCTTCCACAGCCACCTGCACCGCAATCTGCTGGTCCAGAGACGGAGCCTGCAGGAGCTCCAGCCTTTCAGCAGC CCTTCAGACGTAGAGCAGTTTCACCAGAGAGGCCAAGGCTTCAACGCCAGCAGCGGACGATACACCGCTCCGGTGTCAGGGTTCTACCAGCTCACAGCCAGCCTGGTGCTGG aatCTAGTGAGACGCAGAAAAGGACGCAGGCGCGACAGAAGGACAGCGTGAAGGCCTCCATATGCATCGAGTCTCTGTGTCAGAGCAACAT GTCTCTGGAGACGGTAACAGGCCTGAATCCCGCAGGAGGAGTGTTCAGCATTCTGCTGACAGGAACCTTATACCTGCAG GCTGGAGAATACGTATCTATTCTAATTGACAACGGAACAGGATCGGCGCTAACTGTTCTCCAAGACAGCTTATTTTCTGGAATCCTTCTTGGAGTATAA